One Phoenix dactylifera cultivar Barhee BC4 chromosome 8, palm_55x_up_171113_PBpolish2nd_filt_p, whole genome shotgun sequence genomic window carries:
- the LOC103708632 gene encoding uncharacterized protein LOC103708632, translating to MGLKIRLKPLGQRAAAPTLFKVMQKGFGGGIPMEVKKAGEGDAVGGEDSAATGRNPKQKPPFRPAKDDTKPLLRDPILRSDPMESERAVLRLPPFPRTNSQF from the exons ATGGGCCTAAAAATCCGCTTAAAACCCCTCGGACAGCGCGCAGCTGCTCCCACGCTCTTTAAAGTAATGCAGAAAGGCTTCGGCGGTGGGATACCAATGGAAGTCAAGAAAGCCGGAGAAGGCGACGCGGTCGGAGGCGAAGACAGCGCTGCCACCGGGCGAAACCCGAAGCAGAAGCCCCCATTTAGGCCCGCGAAAGATGACACCAAGCCACTCCTTCGCGACCCT atACTGAGGTCAGACCCCATGGAGAGCGAGCGAGCCGTGCTTCGTCTTCCTCCATTTCCACGCACCAACTCCCAGTTCTGA